From Bacillus sp. FSL K6-3431, the proteins below share one genomic window:
- a CDS encoding methionine ABC transporter ATP-binding protein: MIAISNLTKQYQTNKGMVTGVDNVSLTVDKGEIFGIVGYSGAGKSSLIRCMNLLETPTSGLVKVDGLELTKLSSNDLRKARLKIGMIFQHFYLISSKTIIENITFALKAATYPKVDQKKRAEELLEMVGLADKKDVYPAQLSGGQKQRVGIARALANNPSVLLCDEATSALDPSTTKSILALLKKINKELGLTIVLITHEMAVVKEICDRMAVMQDGRIIEQGQVYDIFATPETELTRQFIGDVLQLDIPEKLLKQCTGTVVKIQFKGSKAGETVVSDMLQRHQVKGNFLHGNIEYIQEEPLGIFIMELIGEKNEVVNAIQYLQERIGNVEVVTHGA, translated from the coding sequence ATGATAGCAATAAGCAATTTAACGAAACAGTATCAAACAAACAAAGGAATGGTCACCGGCGTTGACAATGTTTCATTAACTGTTGATAAAGGGGAAATTTTCGGGATCGTTGGCTATTCAGGTGCAGGAAAAAGTTCCCTTATCCGTTGTATGAATTTACTAGAGACTCCAACATCGGGCTTAGTTAAGGTTGATGGCTTGGAATTAACAAAGCTTTCGTCAAATGACCTTCGTAAAGCACGATTAAAAATTGGGATGATTTTTCAGCACTTTTATTTAATTAGTTCTAAAACCATAATTGAAAACATCACTTTCGCTTTAAAAGCTGCTACATATCCAAAAGTAGATCAAAAAAAGAGAGCAGAAGAATTGCTTGAAATGGTAGGTCTTGCTGACAAGAAGGATGTATACCCAGCGCAATTAAGCGGTGGACAGAAGCAACGTGTCGGTATTGCTAGGGCACTTGCGAATAATCCTTCTGTATTATTATGTGACGAAGCAACTTCAGCGTTAGATCCAAGTACAACAAAATCTATATTGGCTTTATTGAAAAAGATAAACAAAGAACTAGGTTTAACGATTGTGCTAATTACGCATGAAATGGCGGTAGTGAAAGAGATTTGTGATCGGATGGCTGTCATGCAAGATGGACGAATTATCGAACAAGGCCAAGTATATGATATTTTTGCCACTCCTGAAACTGAACTTACTAGGCAATTTATTGGTGATGTTCTTCAACTGGATATACCTGAGAAATTGCTCAAGCAATGTACAGGCACCGTCGTTAAAATTCAGTTCAAAGGTTCAAAAGCAGGGGAAACAGTTGTTTCAGATATGCTACAGCGTCACCAAGTAAAAGGCAACTTTTTGCATGGGAACATTGAGTATATCCAAGAAGAACCTTTAGGGATTTTTATTATGGAATTGATTGGCGAGAAAAATGAAGTTGTGAATGCTATTCAATATTTACAAGAAAGAATTGGAAATGTAGAGGTGGTGACACATGGTGCTTGA
- a CDS encoding methionine ABC transporter permease translates to MVLEHMIEMLPDLNKAFFETLYMVAISLIVSVIFGLPLGILLFMTDQGMLLEKKLVNSILGFIVNLIRSIPFIILLVLLIPLTKLIAGGVIGPTAASVSLSVAAIPLFARIVETALREIDKGVIEAAISVGATPWMIIKDVLITEAKPGIIQGTTLTAISLVAYSAMAGTLGGGGIGDLAIRYGYYRYDTVIMFTTVIVLVILVQIIQFAGDRWAKLANKR, encoded by the coding sequence ATGGTGCTTGAGCATATGATTGAAATGTTACCAGACCTGAATAAAGCTTTCTTTGAAACGCTTTACATGGTCGCAATTTCACTTATTGTCTCGGTTATTTTTGGACTACCTTTAGGAATTCTTTTATTTATGACCGACCAAGGAATGTTGCTAGAAAAAAAGCTTGTTAATTCAATTTTAGGCTTTATCGTGAATTTAATCAGGTCTATTCCGTTTATTATTTTGCTTGTCTTACTTATTCCTTTAACAAAGCTAATTGCAGGCGGGGTAATTGGTCCTACCGCTGCGTCTGTTTCTTTGTCTGTTGCAGCTATTCCGCTTTTTGCAAGAATTGTAGAAACAGCTCTTCGAGAAATAGATAAGGGCGTGATAGAAGCTGCTATTTCTGTAGGAGCAACACCGTGGATGATCATCAAAGATGTTCTCATTACGGAAGCAAAGCCGGGTATTATTCAAGGTACGACGCTCACAGCGATTAGTTTAGTTGCATACTCAGCGATGGCTGGAACGCTTGGCGGAGGTGGAATCGGTGATTTAGCTATTCGCTATGGGTATTACCGCTATGATACAGTCATCATGTTCACAACTGTAATTGTTTTAGTTATTTTGGTTCAAATTATCCAATTTGCGGGAGATCGTTGGGCCAAGTTAGCAAATAAAAGATAA
- a CDS encoding MetQ/NlpA family ABC transporter substrate-binding protein encodes MKKWFIALTIILAVGVLAACGGKDNAGPKEDTKNITIGATAGPFTDMVTKAIQPGLEEKGYKVKVVEFSDYIQPNNALSTGEIDANVFQNLVYMETFAEQNKLELSEVITVPTSPMVIFSNKFNSLDEITDGATLALPNDPTNMGRALLILEQEGLITLKDDVSHLTISEKDIKDNVKNIKFQPLEAGQLPRAVESTDMAAVPGNFAFAAKMNTDEGIAIEDMKDVFRNRVVIDTKNVDAQFAKDMKEVVESKGFEDVIDKEFVGFTKPEWMESR; translated from the coding sequence ATGAAAAAGTGGTTTATTGCACTTACGATTATTTTAGCAGTCGGGGTTCTTGCTGCTTGCGGCGGAAAAGATAATGCGGGGCCGAAAGAAGATACGAAAAATATTACCATTGGAGCGACAGCAGGGCCATTTACAGATATGGTAACGAAAGCAATCCAGCCAGGTCTTGAAGAGAAAGGCTATAAAGTAAAAGTAGTAGAATTCAGCGATTATATTCAGCCGAATAACGCATTATCTACCGGTGAAATCGATGCTAATGTATTTCAAAATTTAGTGTACATGGAAACATTTGCTGAACAAAATAAGCTGGAGCTTTCAGAAGTAATTACCGTGCCAACCTCACCAATGGTCATTTTTTCAAATAAATTCAATTCTCTAGATGAGATTACTGATGGTGCAACATTAGCCTTACCAAACGATCCAACAAATATGGGAAGGGCGTTATTGATTTTAGAACAAGAAGGTTTGATTACTCTTAAGGACGATGTAAGCCACTTAACAATTTCCGAGAAAGATATAAAAGACAACGTCAAAAATATTAAATTCCAGCCACTTGAAGCAGGTCAGCTTCCACGTGCGGTAGAAAGCACAGATATGGCAGCAGTTCCAGGAAACTTTGCGTTTGCAGCGAAGATGAATACTGACGAAGGTATTGCAATCGAAGATATGAAAGATGTCTTCAGAAATCGTGTAGTAATTGACACGAAAAATGTGGATGCCCAGTTTGCGAAAGATATGAAAGAAGTAGTAGAATCTAAAGGATTTGAAGATGTAATTGATAAAGAATTTGTAGGTTTCACGAAACCTGAGTGGATGGAATCTCGATAA
- a CDS encoding DUF1128 domain-containing protein, with protein MDLTTNTLENIEYMVNQIVTKLKMVNIGAIKSDSLNEEKYEELHEIYALVMKKTSFSPSEMQAIAEELGQLRK; from the coding sequence TTGGATTTAACTACAAACACGCTTGAAAATATTGAATATATGGTCAATCAAATTGTAACAAAATTAAAGATGGTAAATATAGGTGCTATCAAATCTGATAGTTTAAATGAAGAAAAGTATGAGGAACTTCATGAAATTTATGCATTAGTTATGAAAAAAACAAGTTTCAGTCCTAGTGAGATGCAAGCTATTGCGGAAGAACTTGGACAGCTGAGAAAATAA
- a CDS encoding YihY/virulence factor BrkB family protein — MGKRQLTILESLKKVIDFVKLLIKKITENDVPGMAAQLAYFFLLSLFPLLIFMVTLLPYTPLTQEDIFNVIIDYAPQETLTLIENTLKEVLGNRSGGLLSIGIIGTLWSASNGMNALMKSINRAYNVEEKRSFIKARGLAILLTLAMIFVFILALLLPVFGKQLGVFIFSNFGQSEMFLNIWEVMRWVLSPVILFAVFLGIYYLAPSMKIKCLTAVPGAIFASLGWIIVSLGFSYYVTNFGNYSSTYGSIGGIIILMLWFYISAIIIMVGGEVNSLMGERNGDCKA; from the coding sequence ATGGGGAAAAGACAGTTAACAATTCTAGAAAGTTTAAAAAAAGTCATTGACTTTGTGAAGCTACTTATTAAAAAGATAACGGAAAACGATGTGCCTGGGATGGCTGCGCAATTGGCATACTTTTTTCTGCTATCGCTATTCCCTCTCCTAATTTTTATGGTCACACTATTACCATACACCCCTTTGACTCAGGAGGATATATTCAATGTCATTATAGACTATGCTCCCCAGGAGACATTGACATTGATCGAAAATACTTTAAAAGAGGTATTGGGAAATCGAAGTGGGGGGTTACTTTCCATCGGGATAATTGGCACCTTATGGTCCGCTTCTAACGGTATGAATGCGCTTATGAAATCTATAAATAGAGCATATAATGTGGAAGAAAAGCGCTCATTTATTAAAGCCCGTGGATTGGCAATATTATTAACGCTAGCTATGATATTTGTATTTATTCTAGCCTTGCTACTTCCAGTATTCGGTAAACAACTTGGAGTATTTATCTTTTCTAATTTTGGTCAATCAGAAATGTTTTTGAATATATGGGAAGTCATGCGGTGGGTGCTCAGCCCTGTTATCTTGTTCGCGGTCTTTCTTGGCATTTATTACTTAGCTCCAAGCATGAAAATTAAATGTCTAACAGCTGTTCCAGGGGCGATTTTTGCAAGTCTCGGTTGGATTATCGTTTCACTTGGATTCTCCTATTATGTAACAAATTTTGGGAATTACTCATCCACATATGGCAGTATTGGTGGAATAATCATTCTTATGCTGTGGTTTTATATATCCGCAATTATCATCATGGTTGGAGGAGAAGTGAACTCTCTGATGGGGGAACGAAATGGAGACTGTAAAGCGTAA
- a CDS encoding heavy metal translocating P-type ATPase encodes MTQGKTLILRKLAQPTKPPSFLMKAFPHLELIAAMTSGILILCGWLISRSNNSTLSIIILLFAFLIGGFAKAKEGIEETLKDKELNVEMLMIFAAIGSAAIGYWTEGAILIFIFSLSGALETYTMNKSHKEISNLMNIQPENALKITNGIEELVSISDLLVGDRILVKAGERIPADGKITKGHTTVNEATITGESIPADKKVGDNIFTGTVNLTGSFTAEVKKKSNDTLFHKIIELVQNAQSEKSPSQLFIEKFEGIYVKIVLLIVLLMMFLPHFVLGWSWTDTFYRAMILLVVASPCALVAAIMPASLSAISNGARNGILFKGGAHLENISNVKAIAFDKTGTLTKGHPEVTDFISRENTDYGQVLQIIASIENESNHPLAQAIVRYAQDKIELNLFSPDNLEDVVGWGVKAMIAGEEWLVGKQDFVGEQDAATFASGTGNLLEQEGKTIVFVKDKYGIVAMIGLKDVIRSETKTALTSLNKMGIKTIMLTGDSENTASIIAKEANLDSFIAECLPETKVNHLKQLKEKHGVIAMVGDGINDAPALATADVGIAMGQGSDIALETADVVLMKNELTRIEQAIRLSKKMNLIIKQNIIFSITVILILITSNFFALIDLPFGVIGHEGSTILVILNGLRLLRS; translated from the coding sequence ATGACGCAAGGAAAAACATTAATTTTACGAAAATTAGCCCAACCTACAAAGCCACCATCATTTTTAATGAAGGCTTTTCCTCATCTTGAATTAATTGCAGCTATGACAAGTGGGATACTTATTTTATGCGGTTGGCTTATTAGCAGATCCAATAATAGTACTCTTTCGATTATTATACTTCTCTTCGCTTTCCTCATCGGTGGTTTTGCTAAAGCGAAAGAAGGTATAGAAGAAACACTGAAAGACAAAGAGCTTAATGTTGAAATGCTGATGATTTTTGCAGCAATTGGATCCGCAGCAATTGGCTATTGGACGGAAGGGGCCATATTAATTTTCATTTTTTCTTTAAGTGGCGCCCTTGAAACGTACACGATGAATAAAAGTCATAAAGAAATATCCAACCTCATGAATATTCAACCTGAAAATGCTTTAAAGATCACAAATGGAATCGAAGAACTTGTTTCTATCTCTGATCTTTTAGTTGGCGATCGTATTTTAGTTAAAGCAGGCGAAAGGATTCCTGCAGACGGAAAAATTACGAAAGGCCACACAACAGTGAACGAGGCTACAATAACAGGTGAATCTATACCTGCAGATAAAAAAGTCGGCGATAATATTTTCACAGGAACAGTCAATTTAACAGGCTCATTCACTGCGGAGGTCAAGAAAAAAAGTAATGACACTCTTTTTCATAAAATAATTGAGCTCGTACAAAATGCACAAAGTGAAAAATCACCTTCCCAACTTTTTATTGAGAAATTCGAAGGTATCTACGTTAAAATCGTCTTACTCATCGTATTATTGATGATGTTTCTTCCTCATTTTGTTCTTGGCTGGTCTTGGACAGATACATTTTATCGGGCAATGATTTTACTCGTTGTAGCTTCTCCTTGTGCGCTTGTTGCAGCAATCATGCCCGCTTCCTTATCCGCGATCTCCAACGGGGCAAGAAACGGTATATTGTTTAAAGGAGGCGCGCATTTAGAAAATATTAGTAATGTAAAAGCGATCGCCTTTGACAAAACGGGTACATTAACAAAAGGACACCCCGAAGTAACTGATTTTATTTCAAGGGAAAATACAGATTATGGGCAGGTATTACAGATAATTGCTTCGATAGAAAATGAGTCAAATCATCCACTAGCTCAAGCGATTGTCCGCTATGCGCAAGACAAAATAGAGCTTAATCTATTCTCACCCGATAATCTTGAAGATGTAGTTGGTTGGGGAGTTAAAGCAATGATTGCTGGTGAAGAGTGGCTTGTTGGAAAGCAAGATTTTGTTGGCGAACAAGATGCCGCTACTTTCGCTTCGGGAACAGGAAACTTACTAGAACAAGAAGGAAAAACAATTGTTTTTGTTAAAGATAAGTACGGAATTGTCGCAATGATTGGGTTAAAAGATGTGATTCGCTCCGAGACAAAAACTGCCCTTACCAGTCTTAATAAAATGGGAATAAAAACCATCATGTTAACTGGCGATTCCGAAAATACAGCAAGTATTATAGCTAAGGAAGCCAATCTGGATAGCTTTATCGCTGAATGTTTACCTGAGACAAAAGTAAATCATCTTAAACAACTAAAGGAAAAGCACGGAGTAATTGCAATGGTAGGAGATGGCATAAACGATGCGCCAGCACTAGCTACAGCTGATGTGGGTATTGCCATGGGGCAAGGTTCAGATATCGCTCTTGAAACAGCTGATGTTGTGTTAATGAAAAACGAGTTAACAAGGATTGAGCAGGCCATTCGACTTTCGAAAAAAATGAACCTAATTATAAAACAAAACATCATTTTCTCCATTACTGTCATATTGATACTAATTACATCCAATTTCTTCGCACTAATTGATCTACCCTTTGGTGTAATTGGCCATGAAGGCAGCACCATATTGGTTATTTTAAACGGATTAAGACTGCTGCGCTCATGA
- a CDS encoding MFS transporter: MHKRQKLQFWILIGIVAISGFSQGMLLPLIAIILEKAGLPSSLNGLNAIALYIGILLASPLMEIPLRKLGYKPMILIGGFIVAISLFLFPLWQSFWFWFALRFFIGIGDHMLHFASQTWITSFSPPEKRGKNISLYGLFFGLGFAAGPFMTRLVYVNDALPFQISAAIAILAWLAVFFIHNEHPDHGSGNTSIFGTFQRFGQVFTYAWVAFLPPFGYGFLEASLNGNFPIYALRMGISIESVSILLPAFAIGGIAFQLPLGILSDKYGRHNILTWTMFIGCASFAAVGFLGNSTLVIFLCFFIAGMAVGSSFSLGISYMTDLLPKHLLPAGNIMCGILFSLGSMMGPVLGGIALQFTSGKSFFHIISVMLLMIFFALIFFKQKQTKL; this comes from the coding sequence ATGCACAAACGACAAAAATTACAATTTTGGATATTAATTGGGATTGTAGCCATATCAGGTTTTTCACAAGGAATGCTACTCCCATTAATTGCTATTATTTTGGAAAAGGCAGGTTTACCTTCTTCACTAAATGGATTAAACGCGATCGCATTATATATTGGTATTTTGCTTGCATCACCTTTAATGGAGATTCCTTTGAGAAAGCTCGGTTACAAACCGATGATTTTAATTGGTGGATTCATTGTAGCTATTTCTTTATTTCTCTTTCCACTTTGGCAATCATTCTGGTTTTGGTTTGCTCTTCGCTTTTTTATTGGAATTGGTGACCATATGCTACATTTTGCTTCCCAAACATGGATCACCTCTTTTTCCCCACCTGAAAAAAGAGGCAAAAACATATCATTATACGGATTGTTCTTCGGCCTTGGTTTTGCTGCCGGCCCTTTTATGACAAGACTTGTCTATGTAAATGACGCCCTACCATTTCAAATTTCGGCGGCCATCGCCATTCTCGCTTGGTTAGCTGTGTTTTTTATTCACAATGAACATCCCGATCACGGGAGTGGAAACACGTCCATTTTTGGTACATTTCAGCGCTTCGGTCAAGTATTTACATATGCTTGGGTTGCTTTTCTACCTCCTTTTGGCTACGGATTTTTAGAAGCATCATTAAATGGGAACTTTCCTATTTACGCATTACGAATGGGAATTTCTATCGAATCTGTCTCTATTCTTTTACCAGCTTTCGCCATTGGAGGAATTGCATTTCAACTCCCTTTAGGTATATTAAGCGACAAGTACGGGCGCCACAATATTCTTACATGGACGATGTTTATTGGATGTGCTAGTTTTGCAGCGGTAGGTTTCCTCGGAAATTCAACCTTAGTTATTTTTCTTTGTTTCTTTATAGCAGGTATGGCAGTCGGTTCCTCTTTCTCCCTTGGTATTAGCTATATGACAGATTTGCTACCGAAACATTTACTGCCTGCTGGCAATATTATGTGTGGAATTTTATTTAGTTTAGGTAGCATGATGGGTCCGGTTCTAGGTGGAATAGCATTACAATTCACAAGCGGAAAAAGTTTTTTCCATATTATCTCAGTAATGTTGCTAATGATTTTCTTTGCCTTGATCTTTTTCAAACAAAAACAAACAAAATTGTAA
- a CDS encoding OsmC family protein gives MEFKMKDGGFYGEFAFGRLDISGEETYGIRPYQLLVSSLAVCSGGVLRTILEKMRMEIEDIQITAEPVRNGEAVNRIEKVCIHFKIKGSLLNEKRIEKAMKLTRKNCSVVQSVIGSIEVVETFEIIE, from the coding sequence GTGGAATTTAAGATGAAAGATGGCGGTTTTTATGGGGAATTTGCTTTTGGAAGACTCGATATTTCTGGGGAGGAAACGTATGGAATTAGGCCCTATCAACTACTCGTATCATCGTTAGCGGTATGTAGTGGCGGGGTGTTGCGTACAATATTAGAGAAAATGAGGATGGAAATAGAAGATATTCAGATTACAGCGGAACCGGTTAGAAATGGTGAGGCAGTTAATCGGATTGAAAAGGTATGTATTCATTTTAAAATAAAAGGTAGCTTACTGAATGAAAAACGCATTGAAAAGGCAATGAAATTAACGAGAAAAAACTGTTCGGTGGTTCAGTCAGTAATTGGATCGATTGAAGTGGTAGAAACATTTGAGATAATTGAATAG
- the cax gene encoding calcium/proton exchanger, with product MNKIFLIMIAIGFPLSVIGSLLHFPSVVMFGVYCLTIIAIASIMGRATESLTIVAGPRIGGLLNATFGNAVELIISIFALKAGLIGVVLASLTGSVIGNLLLVGGLSFFIGGFKFKRQTFNVYDARHNSGLLMFAVIVGFVIPEIFSQGMSNTKTISLSVGISVIMIALYLAALFFKLVTHRGVYQSKNQVENIKDEVPEWSKTKAIIILALATLAVAYTSERLVHTFESVGQRFGWSELFIGVIIVAIVGNAAEHASAILMAYKNKMDVAVEIAIGSTLQVSMFVAPILVIVSLFLPTSMPLVFTMSEIVAMVTAVLLTIVIVNDGESNWFEGATLLAAYFIMAIGFYLL from the coding sequence ATGAATAAAATATTTTTAATAATGATTGCGATTGGTTTTCCTTTATCTGTGATTGGTTCATTGCTTCATTTTCCAAGTGTTGTGATGTTTGGTGTGTATTGTTTAACTATTATTGCAATTGCTAGCATCATGGGAAGGGCTACTGAAAGTTTGACAATTGTTGCGGGACCGAGAATAGGCGGATTATTAAATGCAACTTTTGGAAATGCTGTGGAGCTGATCATTTCCATTTTTGCCTTGAAGGCGGGTTTGATCGGAGTTGTACTTGCTTCCCTAACTGGTTCCGTAATAGGTAATCTTTTACTTGTTGGTGGTTTATCCTTTTTCATAGGAGGTTTCAAGTTTAAACGCCAAACTTTTAATGTCTATGATGCTAGGCATAACTCGGGACTGCTTATGTTTGCCGTAATTGTTGGTTTTGTTATTCCGGAGATTTTTTCGCAAGGGATGAGCAATACGAAAACGATCAGTTTAAGTGTCGGTATATCTGTTATCATGATCGCACTATATTTGGCAGCATTATTTTTTAAGCTTGTTACTCATCGAGGGGTGTATCAGTCAAAAAATCAAGTGGAAAATATAAAGGATGAAGTACCGGAATGGAGTAAAACTAAAGCGATTATTATTTTGGCACTAGCAACACTTGCAGTAGCATATACATCCGAGCGACTTGTTCATACATTTGAATCAGTAGGTCAAAGATTTGGTTGGAGCGAATTGTTTATTGGAGTGATCATTGTTGCAATCGTCGGTAATGCGGCAGAACATGCTTCAGCCATTTTAATGGCTTATAAAAATAAAATGGATGTGGCAGTCGAAATTGCGATTGGCTCAACACTGCAAGTTTCCATGTTTGTTGCACCAATTCTTGTGATTGTATCCTTGTTTTTACCTACTTCGATGCCACTAGTATTTACGATGTCGGAAATCGTTGCAATGGTTACGGCTGTGCTATTAACTATCGTGATTGTAAATGATGGAGAATCAAATTGGTTTGAAGGTGCGACATTGCTTGCAGCGTATTTTATTATGGCAATTGGTTTTTATTTGCTTTAA
- a CDS encoding YfkD famly protein: MKWQVKAFMLCIILLFVICFSSDAFAQTKSANVKIPDSVVNIEKENTMPQSDENIPYLQPSEFTKELLETSEVTIDNPNLIKILNESAINKSPFSIGMRATIYLGEWPLNYKSDGTDPNWQFQKINTNFYDNREGTENYQINYVQEAQKSIQGGLTAKVPQVEDVQKMILLHAMKKTKLPLSFQTVIGRGTKHHQIYNIAQGKLGYLHAFAPAVHEKGQVTYGEVYLVIKGTKRKIIVKNVTSQPIGAWIPLQGYLSFSFQGSN; encoded by the coding sequence ATGAAGTGGCAAGTCAAAGCTTTTATGTTATGTATCATATTATTATTCGTCATTTGCTTCAGCTCTGACGCTTTTGCACAAACCAAATCGGCAAATGTAAAAATACCTGATTCAGTAGTAAATATTGAAAAAGAAAATACGATGCCACAGTCAGATGAAAATATACCTTATTTACAACCAAGTGAATTTACTAAGGAATTGCTTGAAACATCTGAAGTGACCATTGACAATCCGAATCTGATTAAAATTTTAAACGAATCCGCTATTAATAAATCCCCGTTTTCAATTGGAATGAGAGCTACGATTTATTTAGGAGAATGGCCATTGAATTATAAATCAGATGGCACGGATCCTAATTGGCAATTTCAAAAAATCAATACCAATTTTTACGATAATCGTGAAGGAACAGAAAATTATCAAATCAATTATGTGCAAGAGGCACAAAAATCGATCCAGGGCGGTCTAACAGCTAAGGTACCACAAGTAGAAGACGTACAAAAAATGATCTTACTCCATGCTATGAAAAAAACGAAATTGCCCTTGTCTTTTCAAACGGTGATTGGTAGAGGCACAAAACACCATCAAATATATAATATTGCGCAAGGTAAGCTTGGATATTTACATGCTTTTGCGCCAGCTGTCCATGAAAAAGGACAGGTCACATATGGTGAAGTATATTTAGTTATAAAGGGAACAAAAAGGAAAATTATTGTCAAAAACGTTACATCCCAACCAATAGGGGCTTGGATCCCACTTCAAGGGTATCTTAGCTTTTCATTCCAAGGATCAAACTAA
- the pdaA gene encoding delta-lactam-biosynthetic de-N-acetylase, which translates to MKTWQMIIPILFLVLFKAVSVQAVSNQPIHWGFNKGTNEQQAEAGTEYDQLLNKYGAFYKGNKDEKILYLTFDNGYENGYTGKILDILKKEKVPAAFFVTGHYLKTAPDLAKRMVKEGHIIGNHSWSHPDMTQISEEKIKIELAKVKDETKIITGQADMMYLRPPRGILSERSMKIAQEEGYVHVLWSLAFKDWLTNQQKGWKYSYDSIMAQVHPGSVMLLHTVSKDNADALERVIQELKKRGYTFKSLDDYMLKEKVKSPLIFD; encoded by the coding sequence ATGAAAACATGGCAAATGATTATTCCTATTTTATTCCTTGTTTTATTTAAAGCAGTAAGTGTGCAGGCTGTGTCAAATCAGCCGATTCATTGGGGTTTTAATAAAGGCACTAATGAGCAACAGGCGGAAGCGGGAACTGAATATGACCAGCTACTTAATAAGTATGGTGCATTTTATAAAGGAAACAAAGATGAAAAAATATTATATTTAACATTTGATAATGGTTACGAAAATGGTTATACAGGAAAAATACTTGATATTTTGAAAAAAGAAAAGGTACCAGCTGCATTTTTTGTTACTGGCCATTATTTGAAAACTGCCCCTGACCTAGCGAAACGAATGGTTAAGGAAGGCCATATTATCGGAAACCATTCATGGAGCCATCCAGATATGACCCAAATAAGTGAGGAAAAAATAAAAATAGAACTTGCGAAGGTTAAGGATGAAACCAAAATAATAACAGGGCAAGCGGATATGATGTATTTGCGACCACCACGGGGAATATTAAGTGAAAGGTCCATGAAAATAGCACAAGAAGAAGGTTATGTTCATGTTCTCTGGTCGCTAGCGTTTAAAGATTGGCTGACTAATCAGCAAAAAGGTTGGAAGTATTCTTATGACAGTATTATGGCACAAGTCCATCCTGGCTCTGTCATGTTGCTGCACACCGTCTCCAAAGACAACGCTGATGCTTTAGAACGGGTTATTCAAGAGTTGAAAAAAAGGGGATATACCTTTAAAAGTCTAGATGATTATATGTTAAAAGAAAAAGTCAAAAGTCCATTGATATTTGACTGA
- a CDS encoding SRPBCC family protein yields the protein MGTNNQNTLQDVKQTVIFKASIQKVWNTVSTAEGIASWFMPNDFEPEVGHEFHLQSPFGPSPCKVTEIDAPNRLSFTWDTDGWIVTFILKELGDKTEFTLIHSGWKQPDAILPKANEKSSVIRDRMAHGWIDIVNERLKKAVEN from the coding sequence ATGGGTACAAACAACCAGAATACACTACAAGATGTTAAACAAACAGTTATATTTAAAGCATCTATTCAAAAAGTATGGAATACAGTATCGACCGCGGAAGGCATTGCATCATGGTTCATGCCAAACGATTTTGAACCAGAAGTAGGGCATGAATTCCACTTGCAATCACCATTTGGTCCATCTCCTTGTAAAGTAACAGAGATCGATGCCCCTAACCGCCTTTCTTTTACTTGGGATACAGACGGCTGGATTGTCACATTTATTTTAAAAGAGTTGGGTGATAAGACAGAATTTACACTTATCCATAGTGGTTGGAAACAACCTGACGCTATTCTTCCAAAAGCGAACGAAAAAAGCTCCGTTATTCGCGATAGAATGGCACATGGTTGGATAGATATTGTCAATGAACGTCTTAAAAAGGCTGTTGAGAACTAA
- a CDS encoding ArsR/SmtB family transcription factor: MSLSAVKHDVFQAIADPTRREVLRLLTEKELSIAEITSHFSISRTAVAKHLYILSEAELVSGRKVGREKLYQLHPEPLTELKQWLSFYEQFWNNKLSILKHVVEDNNGENGLKLMETALDKQDK; encoded by the coding sequence GTGTCATTATCAGCAGTAAAGCATGATGTATTTCAAGCTATTGCAGACCCAACTCGCAGAGAAGTACTTAGGCTACTTACTGAAAAAGAATTATCTATAGCAGAAATAACTTCCCATTTTTCTATAAGCCGTACAGCTGTTGCGAAACATCTGTATATCCTTTCAGAAGCGGAACTAGTCAGCGGACGAAAGGTAGGTCGAGAAAAACTATATCAATTGCACCCAGAACCATTAACAGAATTAAAACAATGGCTTTCTTTTTACGAACAATTTTGGAATAACAAATTGTCCATACTCAAACATGTGGTTGAAGATAATAATGGGGAAAACGGGTTAAAATTGATGGAAACTGCACTTGATAAGCAGGATAAATAA